The Chloroflexota bacterium DNA segment ACCCTAACCCTCTCCCCGCGAGGCAGGGCGAGGGGAAGCCTCAAGCAAGTGCGACGCACTTCCGAAAGTGCGTCGCACCTCGGCGGCGGCTGTGGAAAGCCGCCCTACGTGTCTGCAGACAACGGGCCTCGGAGGCCCTCGGGGTCTTGGCGTTGCCCCCCGAACCGAAAGGGAGCGGGCTGGCGGGGCTGTTGCGCTTGGACCGAAAGCGCGCTATACTGCATTTGTGCGATGATGCACGATCTGCGATGAGGCATGGGAGCGGAACGGATGGCGGAATCAGGGCTTCCGAGCATGAGTCTAGCCTATTTCGTATCGGGGTTGGCGTTTTTTGCGCTGGGCCTGGCTGTGGTGTTACAGATGGGCCGCGCTCAGGATTACCCCTACCGTCGGCCCCTGGCGCTGTTGGCGGCGGCAGCGTTCCTGCGCGCGCTGAAGAAGTGGCTGGATGTGGCGGCGCTTGACCGGCTATCGCCCGGGGCGCCGGCGGCCGAGAGCACAGGCGTGCCGCAACTCGCGCTGCTCGTGGGCGCGTGCCTGTTGCTTATGGCCTACGGGCTGGTGGTATGGCGACAGGTGGAGCCGCAGCACGACAAGCGGCGGTGGGTTCTGCCCGGGCTGGCGGGGCTGTGGCTGGTGGGGGCGGTCGTCATGCGCCTGGCCCTGGCGGACACGGGGACCTGGACGCGGGCCGCCGACGTGTGGGCGCGCTACACGCTGGGGTTGCCTGCGGGTGCGCTGGTGGCCTATGCGTTCTGGTTGCAGCGGCGGGAGATGGTCCCCAAACTGGGCGCCGCGTTCGGGAAGTACATGCTCATTGCCGCCTGGGCGGCCATCTGGTTTGCCATCCTGGACGGCGTTACAGGCCCGCGCAGCGTGCTCTGGCCTGCCTCGGTGGTCAACGAGGTGTGGTTCGTCGGGGTGCTGGGCCTTCCGGTTCAGTACCTGCGGGCGGCGGCGCTTGCCGCGGAGGCCTACGGCATCGTCCGCGCGCTGGGGGTGGTTGAACAGGCCGAACGCCAGGCGCTGCGCGACGCGCAGGCCCTGGCGTTGCGCGCCGAAGAGGCGCGGCGACGGGAGGCCGAAGAGCACACCGTCCAGTTGTCGCGCCTGGCGAGGGAACTTTCGGCCCTGCTGGAGACCACGCGCGTGGTGGCGTCTCACCTAGATATGGACGCGCTGGCCAAGGAAGCGATCGCGCGGATTGTGGACCTGTTTGACGGCGCAGAGTGCGGGTGTATCCTCGTAACAAGCCCGGCCACCGGCAAGTTGGAAACCAAGGCCTGTACCGGCATTGAGACACCCTGCGCACGGGCCCTGGAGATGGCCGAGGATGTCGTGCGTTCTGGGCGCGGCGTGGCTTCCCCGAGCGACGAACTTCCCAGCGTGCTGTGCGTGCCGCTGCGCTCCGAGAGATGGGTGCTCGGCGTGATGAGCATTGCGAATCAGAGCGAGGCCGGGCGATTCACAGACCGCGAACTTCAACAGGCGCAGGCCCTGGCCAATCAGGTGGCGGTGGGAATGGAGAAGGCCTGGCTGTACCGCGAGGTGCAGCGGCGCGAGCAGATGCTCCGTCGGTTGCTGGAGCGGGTGGTTGCCGCGCAAGAGGAGGAGCGGCGGCGCATCGCACGGGAGTTGCACGATGAGATGGGCCAGGCGCTGACCGCGCTGGTTACGGGCATGAGCGCGTTGGAGACCATCGTCGTGTCGGATCCGCACCTGGCCGAGCAGCGGCTCAAGGATTTGCTCCGCGTCGGGTTGCAGGCCATGGACGAGATTGACCGGCTCATCGCCGATTTGCGGCCGACGCTGCTGGATGACCTGGGGCTGGTGGCGGCGCTGCGGTGGCTGGTGGAATCCAACAGGGACCGCCTGCCGCCGGTGGATTTGAACCTTGCGCTGGGAAAGACGCGCCTTCCCCCTCATCTGGAGGTGGAACTGTTCCGAATCGCGCAGGAATCGGTCAAAAACATCATCCGCCATGCCAATGCCAAGCGCGTTCACATCTCGTTGAGGAGCGAGTACGGGCGGGTGATGCTTGAGGTTGAGGATGATGGCACGGGGTTTGATCCGGAGGCGGCGATGGATCCGCTGTCGCCGCGGCCGGCTTGGGGGCTTCTCGGGATGAAGGAGCGCGCCGAGGGGCTGGGCGGGACGATGCTCATTGACTCGCGCCCAGGCGCCGGCACGCGCATCCTGGTGGAAGTGCCCTTCGCGCAGGAGGTGGGCCATGAGCCCGATACGCATTCTGTTGGTGGATGATCACGCCATTGTCCGCGCGGGCGTGCGCATGTTGCTGGAGACCGACCCGGAACTCCAGATCGTGGGCGAGGCCGGCGACGGACGCGAGGCGGTGCGCCTGGCCGATGAACTGAAGCCCGACGTGGTGGTGATGGACATCGTGATGCCCGACATGGACGGGTTTGAGGCGACACGCCAGATCAAGAAGAAGCACCCGGAGTGCAACATCCTGGTGCTGAGCATGTACGACAACGAGCAGTACTTCTTTGAGATATTGAGCGCGGGCGCGTCGGGCTATGTGCCCAAGAAGGCCGCGCCCATGGCCCTGGCCGAAGCCGTCCGCGCGGTGCAGAGCGGTGGGGTGTATTTGTATCCCACGGTGGCGCGCTCGCTGGTGGAAGACTACATGCGGCGCGTGCGCGAAGGGGGTGAACAGGAAACCTACGACGGCCTGACGGAGCGTGAGCGCGAGGTGCTCACCCTCATCGCCGAAGGGTACACGACGCAGGAGATCGCCCTGGAACTCCACATCAGCACCAAGACGGTGGAGCGCCACCGCTCCAACATCATGGAGAAACTCAACCTGCACAACCGCATTGAGTTGACGAAATACGCCATCCGCAAGGGGCTGATTGAGCCGTAGTCGGCGGCAGCGCGGGGCGCGTGTTTGGGGTAACAGGAGGAGCGGCATCGCGTTCGGAGCGCCGCTCCTCGGCCTTTCCGTCAGGGCGTCTCGGGGATGATCTGAATCTGCGTGGCCGTCATCGTGTCGCCCTGGGTCTCGCCGCCGATGATGATGCGGTCGCCCACCCTGAGATCCGAGAGGCTACCCTGGGTGGTCAAGGTGATGCGGGTGTCGGCAGTAACCTGCACCTTGAGTTCCTGCTGGGCGGTGCTCACGACGAGGGTGTTGCCGTTGATGGCCTTGATGGTGCCGGTTGCGCCGCGCCCAAGTGCGCCGGTGCGACCGGCCCCGCCCTGGAAGATGGCGCCGGGCGTGCCCTGGGCGGCTTGCCCCGTCGCGCCGAACCGCTCGGCGATGAACCGCTCGCGGACGTTGGCCGCCTGGGCCTTGCCCTGCTCCACGCCGAAGAAGTAGCCGCCCACGCCCGCACCCACGATCAAGACGACAGCCAATACGATCCACAGGACGTTCTTTTTCATGCATTCCTCCTCGCGCTCCAGCGGTCAGCAATCAGCAGTCGGCCTTGATCGCTGCCCACTACCCGCTGATCGCTGGTTGCTGATTGCTGATTGCTCGCTGTCGGCTACTCGTACCTCAACGCCTCAATGGGGTTCAATTCGGCGGCGCGCTGGGCCGGGAAAATCCCGAAGAACAGCCCCACCGCCACCGAGAAAAGCGTCGCCAGGAGCACCGAGTCCAGGCTCACGACGGCGCTGATCTGCGCGTTGCCCAGGTTGATGCCCGTGATGAACCGCGAGATGCCGTACCCGACGAGGATGCCACCCAGGCCGCCGGCCACGCTCAGCAGGGTGGCCTCGGTCAGGAACTGGGCCAGGATGTCGCGCTTGCGAGCGCCGATGGCCTTGCGGATGCCGATCTCGCGGGTGCGTTCGGTAACGGAGACCAGCATGATGTTCATGATGCCGATGCCGCCCACCAGCAGCGAGATGGCCGCGATGCCGCCCAGGAACACCGTCAGGATGCCCGTGATCTGGTTCGCGGCCTCAATGGTATCCTTCTGGCTCGTGATGGTGAAATCGTCCTGATAGAGGATGTTGTGGCGCTCGCGCAGGATGGCGCTGATCTCCTCAACCGCCTGATCGGTTACCTTCTCGCTGACCACCTGCACGTTGATGGTCTGGATGGTGTTGCCGCCGCGGAACCGTCCGCTGGACGCCAATCGGCTCTGCAGCGTTGTGAGAGGCACCAGGATTCGGTCGTCCACCACGCCAAAGCCGGTGCCGCCTTTGGCTTTCAGGACGCCGATGACGCGAAAGTTCTGCCCGCTGATGCGAATGGTTTTGTCCAGGGGGTCTTCGCCGTTGAACAGTTCGGCGGCGACGTTGGCGCCGATGACGGCAACCGGGCTGCGCGCGGCGACATGCTGCGCCGTGATGAAGGATCCGGTCTCAACCGGCATGTTGCGCACCTGCTCGTACTCGGGCGTAACGCCCGTGATCTGGGTGTTGATGTTGTTGGACAGGTACACCACCTGGGCGAAGGCCGACGCCTCGGGCGCGACGGCGGCCACCGAGGGGGCTCGCAAGGGGTCGGCCAGGGCCAGCGCGTCCTCGTAGGTCAGCGTCGCCGCCGATCCCTGCGCCATGCGGACGCCCCCCTGGCTGGCGGCGCCGGGACGCACGAAGAGCAGGTTGGTGCCCATGCTGGTAATCTGGTTAGTGATGGCTGCCTGGGCGCCGCGCCCGATGGAGAGCATCGCGATGACGGCGGCCACGCCGATGATGATGCCCAGCATGGTCAGGAACGACCGCATTTTGTTGGCCGACAGGCTGGTGATGGCCGTGCGAAGGCTTTCTTGCACGTTCATGCGGTTTCCTCCTGTGTGTCGTCGCCATCCACGATGAGGCCATCGCGCAGGCGGATGATGCGCTGGGCCTGGGCGGCGATGAGCGGGTCGTGGGTAACCAGGATCACCGTCTGGCCCTGCTCGCGGTTCAGGCGGTGGAAGATGGCCATGATTTCGGCGCCCGCCTTGCTGTCCAGGTTCCCCGTCGGCTCGTCGGCCAGGATGATGGATGGGTTGTTGACCAGGGCGCGGGCGATGGCCACGCGCTGCTGCTCGCCGCCCGATAGTTGCGTGGGCAGGTGATGGGCGCGCTCGCTCAACCCCACCGAGGCCAGAAGGTTCAGCGCGCGCTGCCGCCGATTGCCGTTGCCCGAGTAGATCATCGGCAGTTCCACGTTGGCCAGGGCCGACGTGCGCCGCAGCAGGTTGAACGTCTGGAAGACGAACCCGATCTTCTGATTGCGGATGCGCGCCAGGGCGTCGTCGTCCAGGCTCCCCACATCCACACCCTCCAGGCGGTACACGCCCGACGTGGGCTTGTCCAGGCAGCCCAGGATGTTCATCAGTGTGGACTTGCCGGAGCCGGATGGCCCCATGATGGCGACCATCTCGCCTTGCTCTATCGCGAGGGACACGCCGCGCAGGGCGTGCACCTGGACTTCGCCCATGCGGTACACTTTGGTAACATTCTCAATCTCAATCAGCGCCATAGGGCTTTCTCCCGTCGGGCCGCCAAAAGCGGCGCGATGATGCGATCACCTAAAAAGGCCCCATGGGGCCGACGATGCCGCCCACGCCCGGGATACGGCCGCTGGTGGTCGTGGTGGTGGACACCACTACCGTATCCCCTTCTCGCAGGCCCGTCCCCGTAACTTCGGTCATCGTGCCGTTGCTCAATCCGATGGTAACCGGCAACTGGATGATCTGCCCCTCTACCATGACTTCCACGTAGTAGCCCTGATTGCGGCCCAGGGAACGGATGGCGCGGTTGGGCACCATGAGCACGTTCTTCCGCTCGTCTACGATGATGTTGATGCTGGCGGTCATCCCGGGCTTCACCGGCAGGTCGGTGGGGGCAAGGTCAATGGTTACCGGATAGTTCACCACCCCCTGGGTAACGGTGCCGATGAGAGCAATCTTGGAAACCTGGCCGCTTATGGTCTGCGTGGAGATGGCGTCCAGGGTGATTTCTGCGCGCTGGCCTACCTTGACCTGCACGGCGTCCACTTCGGGCAGGTTGGCCTGAATCTGGAGATGATCCAGGTCGGCAATGGACATGGCGACGGTGTTCGCTGCCACCGTCTGGCCCGTGATGATGTTGACGGCGGTGATGGTGCCGTCAAAGGGGGCTTTGAGCGTGGCGCTGTCCAGGTTCTTGCGCGCGGTGTCCAGCGCCAGTTTCGCCTGGGTTACCTGGGCCTCCGCGCTGAGGAGTTCCTCCTCGGTGGGTCCCGCCATCAACTTGTCATAGGCGTCCTGGGCCTGGAGCATCTGGGCGTAGGCGCTCTTGATGGGCGCGTCGCTCACGCTGGCCATGGCAATGCGGTAGTTGTCCAGCGCGGTCTGGTATGCTTCGGTGGCCTGCTGGAGTTGGGAAGCCTGAGGGAGCATGGCGATATTGGGGCGCCAAGAGACGGCGTCGTAGGCCGCCTGGGCATCCTGGAGGGCCTTGCGGGCCTTCTCCAGGGCGGCCTCGGCCTGGGCGATCTGCCATTCCACCGGCTTGGCCTTGGCGGCCTCGTAGGCGGCCTTGGCGCTGGCGAGGGCTGCTTCGGCTTGGGCGATTTCCGTCTTCGTGGGCGGGGACTTCAGGTCTGCCAGGTTCTTCTCGGCGAGGCGCAGCGACAGTTCGGCGCTGGCGACCTGCGTCTCCAGCGTCGTCGTGTCCAGGCGGGCCAGCGGTTGCCCTGCCGTAACCTTGTCGCCCTCGGCCACAAGAATCTCCACCACCGTGCCGGCGACGCCGAAGGTGAGGTCCATGGACTGGGCCGCGCGCACCGTGCCGGAAGTGCCCACGATGGCCTGCAGGTCTCCGCGTTGCACCAAGGATGTCTGCGGCGCGGCGCTGCTGGCCGTGCGGGATGCGTTCCAGCGGCTGAACCCGAAGATGGCCGCAGCCGCCAGCACAATGACCAGGATGATCCAGATGGTTCTCTTCTGCATGCCGCCCTCCATCTCAATCTGGCGCGGGGTTGCTGCCCGTGGCAACACCGCGGCGCGAACTGGTACTATTGTATCATGAATGAGGCGCGGCTACATGAAAGGCAGATTAGAGGCTTGTGGTGAAAGTGTAAAATCCGCGCGAAACGGGCGGACAGCCTTTCGTGGAGGCCGTCCGCCCGCAGGAGGGGAAGGTGGCAACCTAGTGCGTCTCGTGCGCGCCCTCTTCGGGGAAGACGGGCAGGTACTTGGCCGCCAGGTAGAAGGCCAGCACGCCGAACCCCAAGAGGGTAACGGTTACGACCAGTTCCATCCACGAGGGGCTGTAGATGTTGCCCGTGTAGGACAGCAGGCCGAGCCACGAGACGTTGAGACGGTTGAGCGCCACGCCGAACAGAACCACAAGCCACGCCGCGCCGTAAAGCACTTTCGGGTTGCGGCGCAGCGATGGCACGGCGAACAGGATCATCGGGGCGATCACGCCCAACGCGATCTCCACCCAGAACGTCGCGGCCTGCAGCGTCGGCTCAAAGGCGCGGGGCCACGCGCCGCGCGCCGTGATGTCCACGAACCGCGCCGCCAGGTACACCGCCAGAACGACCGAAGCAATCTGTCCCAGTTCGGCCAGCAGGTGTTGCTCCAGTCCTCGCTTGAAGGCGCGGGAACTCAGGTTGGACTCCACGATGGTCATGGCGAACCCGACCGCTACCGCCGACAGCCAGAAGAAGACCGGCAGGTACAGCGAGTACCATAGCGGGTGGAGTTTCTGCGGGACGATGACCCACAGGGAGCCGAGCGACGACTGGTGGAGCGTGGACAGCACCACGCCCAGGATGACGAACACGATGGACACCTTCTTGAGCCAGCGGTAGAGGGGCACGGTGGGCAACCGTCGGGTAATGGCCTCTATCTGGTTCACGCGCTCCAGGATGACGGGCAGGAACTCCACAAACAGGACGATGGTGTAGGTGGCGACGCAGATGCCCACTTCCCAGAGCACCGAGTGGTACTGCCAGTGCACCAGAGGCCGCCAGACGTTGTAGGGCCGGCCCAGGTCCACCAGGAGCGCGGCGATGACCAGCAGGTAGCCCAGGAAGGCCGTGAGGATGGCCGGACGCACCAGCGGCTCAAAGCGGCGGATGCGGAAGATGTGCACCGTGGCGGCCATGACGAACCCGCCCGCTGCCAGCGCCACGCCGCTCATCACGTCAAACCCAATCCAGAACCCCAATGCGAATTGATCGCTGAGGTTGGTTACCGCGCCGAGGCCGAACATGAACCGCACCAGGATGATGGCGGTGCCGGTGGCCATGACGCCGATGAGCGCCAGGTCGCGCAACGCCTTCCAGGGCGAGCGCACGCGGGGCACGGTGATGACGATGCGCTCGGCGGCGGCTGCGCCCTGGGAACGCCCTGCCAGGCGCAGAGCCAGGAACCGCGCGCCGATGAGGAACGCCACCGGAATGCCGATGCTCAACGCGGCCACGATCCAGAACGCGGGATAGGCAACGATCTCGCCCATGGGCTACTCCTCCTTGTCCAGGGCATCGGTCGCGGCGTCGGCTTCCACGGGCACGGCGACCGCGGGCTTCCGATGGGTGTAGAGCGCCGTGCCGGTCATGAACGCGGCCATGCCGAAGATCACGTAGGGGAGTTTGTACAGAATCTTCTCGGTCTGCTTGGGCGGCGCAACCGACGGCAGATTCGCCGGAAAGCCGAGCCGATCAAAGGGCACGTCGGAGAGGTAGAGCACCGAGGTGCCGCCGACCTCGGATTCTCCGAAGACGTGATCCACGTAGCGGTCGGGGTGCGAGGCGATGCGGGCATGGGCCTGGGCCAGCAGGTCGTCGCGCCTGCCGAAGCGGATGGCACCCGTGGGGCAGGCCGCCACGCAGGCAGGCTCCTCGCCCTCCTTGAGCCGCTCGTAGCACATCCAGCACTTGTTGATGGTGGGCGTGATGCTGTTGTCCCAGTTGAAGCGCGGGATGGCGAACGGGCAGGCGACCTCGCAGTAGCGGCATCCCAGGCAGCGGCTGGCCCGGTAGATGACGGGGCCTTCGCCGCTGCTGTGCATGGCGGCGGCAGGACAGGCCGACACGCACGCGGCCTCCAGGCAGTGCATGCACTGCCGCTTGACATAACGAGTAACGATCTCCCCGCGCAGATTGGCCACCTGGAACGCCTCCACGAAGGTGTAGGTGTCGGCTTCCAGGGCAGCGGGCAACCTCCCCGGTATCTGCGGCAAGCCGTTGGCTTCCTTGCACGCCAGCGCGCAGGAGTTGCAACCCGTGCAGCGGGTGAGGTCAATCAGCATGCCCCAGGTGGGGCCCGCGGGCGCTTCGGCGGCCAGCGCGGTGGTCTCGGGCAGCAGGGACGCCGCCGCAGCCGCAGCCGCGCCCAGGCCGAGGCTCCTCAGGAAGTCTCGCCGGGAGATTCGGGTTTTGTCTAGACTGTCCATGGCTTGCCCCTCTTCTGCGTGATGTAGCCGATGAGCAGGATGAGGGCCACGCCCAGCACGCCGCCGATGCCCAGGCCCACGCCCAAGGTTACAATGGCCAGGTTGCGCAGGGTGCCGTTGGCGCGCTCCGCGGCCTCCAGTTGGTCGGCCAGGACCTTGGCCGGATCGGCCTGGGCCGCAGTGCCCGACGTGGTGGGCACGGTGCCTTTGGCGTGGCAGCCGACGCAGGATTCGGCCGGCGGCGCGAAACTGTGGTCGGGCGCGTTGTCACCGCCTTTGGTGCTCACCAGGCTCACCCCCGCCTCGCGCGAGCGTTTGACGGGGACATGGCAGACCGTGCACGCAATGGCCAGGCTGTCGTGCTCGGTGTGGGGGAACGATTCCAGTTTGGCGCGGTGGCACGACGTGCAGAGTTGCTCTGCCGGCAGCCGCAGGGCCTGCGAATGGGCGTTGTGGCACCCGATGCACTGGACGTTCATCTGGGCATGGGGCGTGGTTTCCCACTGGTCGTAGGTCTTCGCGTGGCACTCCTGGCACGCGGCGGAGTCGGTGGGAAGTTTCATCAACGTGCTGCGCGGGTGGCCCTCCACATAGGGCCCGTGGCAGGCTTCGCACTCCACGTCTTTGTAAGCGCACGTGCCGTCGGATGCGTTGAAGGCGGTGGTGTGGCACCGCAGGCAGGCGCGGTCAGCGTCCGGCGGGACGGACGATGTGGCCTTGGCGTGGGTGGAGTTCTGCCAGGCTCGCGCCTCGGCCGAGTGGCATGCGGCGCACTGGTCGGGCCCCTTGTATGTCGGGGCGGGTTCCTGGGCCAGCGCCGCCTGCGACAGCGCCAACAGCATGGTCAGAGCAAGGATGCAGCCGACGATGAGCCCATTGGGCAGGGCACGGCTGCGGTTCGGATGGTAACGAGCGTTCATGCAATTCCTCCCTGTACAGGATATAGTGAGTGTGGGCCTTCGCGCTCAAGGGCTTGCGGCGCGACTCCCGACTATGCCGGCGAGCGGTCCACGCGGTTGAGCAGCACCGCCGCCAACGCCATCATCAGGATAGGAACGCCCAAGCGCACGAGCATCATTCCCAAAATCACCAGATCGTCCATTATGGTCATCATCTTCCACCTCCTATATGGTTTGAGGGATCGGCGTCCCTCTTTTCCACTTCTAGCGTACCACAGCGAGCGGTGGAATTCCATACGGAATTGCGTCCATTTTGCGGCGGGAGAATCCCCCATTGGGCCTCCCCGCACGCGGGTACTGCGGACGTGGGGCATGGGGAGTTCTGCCCATTGGAGAATGGACATAAGACCCGATAGCCTTTCGCGGCTGCATCGGGTATCCTATAGGCGGAACAGAAGATTGTAGGCCGTGTAGTGCGCCCTCGGGGGCGGTGAAAGATTTTAGGAGGTCGGCGATGGAAACGGTACTTGCGGTAATCGGGTTGTTTGTGTTGCGGTTGGGGGTGCCCATCGTGGTGATGGTGCTCCTGTCGTGGGGCGTGAGCGCCTACGTGCAACGCGAGGAAGCCCGCGCCCTGGAGGCCGAGAAGAAGGAGGCCCTGGCCCGCGCGATGGCCGAGGCTGCAGGTCCCCAGGCGTGCTGGGATGTCAAGGGGTGCAGCGCCGAGGACAAGGCCGACTGCCCGGCTGTGCGGCGGCCCGATCTGCCCTGCTGGCTCGCGAAGCAACTGGCCACCGGCAGGCTGTCTCCCGCCTGCGAGGCGTGCCCGATGTACCAGAGGAGCCTTGCCGCAGCCCGCGCCTGACCTCCTGTTTGGCCATAGCGGTTTGGGCAATGTACGAAAGCAGCCCCTGACATCGGGGCTGCTTTTGTTTTGCCGGTCGAGTGTCTCTTTCGGTGGAAATCGTGTGGCGAAGACCTGGGTTGGTGTGTCGGTTCCGAAGTTTGTTGGTCGCGCCGTGGGCACAGGTGCGACGCACTTCCGAAAGTGCGTCGCACCTTGGTTTTGTTTTGCCTGGGCAATTGACAGTACCCGCGTCGGGTGATATAAGAGCGTTGTTCTGCCGCGAGCGCGGGAACGTTCCCGGGTTCCCGATGACTTGCGAGTCCAAACCCTGCGGAGTGATGCACGATGAACGTTCTGATCTCGGTGGACATGGAAGGCATCTCCGGCGTGGTTACAACCGATCACGTTACCGCCACGCACAAAGAGTACGACCGTTTCCGCAAGTTGATGACCGCCGACGCCAATGCGGCCATTGAGGGGGCGCTCGCGGGCGGGGCCACCCGCGTAGTGGTCAACGACAGCCACGGGGGGATGGCCAACATCTTGCTGGAGGAGTTGAACCCTGCCGCCGAACTCATCTCGGGAAGCCCCAAGCCCTTGAGCATGATGGAGGGCATCGGCCCGAATGTGGACGCGGTCTTCTTCGTGGGCTACCATTCGCGCATGGGCACGGGCGGGGGCGTGCTGGCGCATACCTACGCGGGGAGCATCGTTACCGAGTTGCGCCTGAACGGGCAGGCCGTCGGCGAGACGGGGCTGAACGCCGCCGTGGCCGGAGCCTACGGCGTGCCGGTGGTGCTGGTAACCGGCGACCGTGCGGTTACCGAGGAAGCCCGCGCGCTGCTTGGCGACATAGAGACGGTCATCGTCAAGGAGGGCGTGGGGTGGAAGGCGGCGCGCTGCCTGCATCCCGATGTGGCGCATCGGCAGATACGAGAGGCTGCCGAGCGCGCCATGCGCAAGAGGGTGGCGCCGTTCGTGGTGGCGACGCCCGTGGAGGTGCGGGCCGTGTTCCAGCGCCTGGCCCAGGCCGACATGGCCGCGCTGATTCCCGGCAGCCGCCGAACCGACGGCCTGACGCTGGAGTTCACAGCGCCGGACATGGAGACCGCGTACAGGACGTTCCGCGCGATGGTGGCGCTGGCCGGCACGGTGTAGATTGCGGGCGGGGAGGGGAGGCTCGCGGAGTACGCCGCTTGTGCGGTGAGGCGCCTAATCTGCGCGCCCTCGTGCGCGACCGCGCGGCGGGGCGTGCGCGCGTTGACAATCGGCCCTTCCGCACATATACTTGTGCCTGACGGGTAGGTGCCTCCTCACGTTGCGCGACGTACCTGGCAGGATTCTGCGTCGTCGTCGTTTGCCCCAGGAGCGCCGATACCCCGCGTTGACCTGTGCGGAGGGCAGATTGCGTCTCAAGCGGCTGGAACTTCAGGGCTACAAGACGTTCGCATCCAAGACTGAATTCGTATTCAACGATGGCATCACCGCCATCGTTGGCCCCAACGGCAGCGGCAAGAGCAACATCGCCGATGCCGTCCGTTGGGTTCTGGGCGAGCAATCCTATCGTCTCCTCCGCGCCAAGCGCACCGAAGACATGATCTTCCACGGCAGTTCCCAGCGCGCCCGCGTCGGCATGGCCCAGGTCAGCATGACGCTGGACAACTCCGATGGCTGGCTT contains these protein-coding regions:
- a CDS encoding M55 family metallopeptidase — its product is MNVLISVDMEGISGVVTTDHVTATHKEYDRFRKLMTADANAAIEGALAGGATRVVVNDSHGGMANILLEELNPAAELISGSPKPLSMMEGIGPNVDAVFFVGYHSRMGTGGGVLAHTYAGSIVTELRLNGQAVGETGLNAAVAGAYGVPVVLVTGDRAVTEEARALLGDIETVIVKEGVGWKAARCLHPDVAHRQIREAAERAMRKRVAPFVVATPVEVRAVFQRLAQADMAALIPGSRRTDGLTLEFTAPDMETAYRTFRAMVALAGTV